Below is a genomic region from Bacteroidia bacterium.
AATCCCTTGTACGAAAGTCGGGATGGTTCTATGTTTAAAGTAGTTAAAAAGCTGTAAACGGCCTTGGCCCTATTCTCAGACAACCTGAGGTTTTCGGCATCGTTGCCCACATTGTCGGTATGCCCGTGAATAGCCACTTTTAGATTTTGATTCTCTCGCAAGTAAGCCCCAAACTCGGTCAAAATATTCATGCATTGCTCGTTCAAATCCCAACTGTTGCTTTCAAAATTGATGTCGTGTATGCGGTAGGCCCCTCCCTTTTTCACCGGTTTTACCTCTATATCCAACTTTTTGGGTTTGCCGGCCTCTGCAGTATCTTTTTTTGAGAAGTATCGACTTTGGAAGGCTGCATTGTCGCTTTTTATGCTCAACATCATGTCTTCCTTTAAACTAAAAACCGCCACATATTTCCCTGAAACTGAATCTACCGGAATTTCTTTTACTTCCTTGGTTTTTAAGTTTTTAATTTCAATTCGGGCGTTTTTGGCAGGTTGGTTGCTTTCGTCTTTTAATTCTCCCTTTAAAAACACAATTTTCTCCGGCCTGGCTTCCTTGTATAGCGGAAAAGAGTACAAATCCCAACCACCGGCTTTCTTTAACACATTGGAAGAAAAATAGGCCGTTTGTCCATCCGTACTTACAAAAAAGCCTAAATCATCTTCTCCGGTATTGATAGGGTAACCAATGTTCTTGGGCGTCAGCCATTTGCCCTTTTCGTCTTGTCGAGTATAAAAAATGTCGAAACCACCCATGCCGGGTAAACTATCACTCGAGAAATACAGGGTTTGACTATCCGAATGCAAAAAGGGAGATTTTTCGTTGCCCTTGGTATTAATGGTGGTTCCTAGGTTGCTGGCTTTGCCCCAACTTCCATTGGCCTCCTTTTTACTTACATACAAATCCATATTGTCTTCCGAACCTATTTCATCCTTACGAATGCTTACAAAATAAAGCGATTTGCCATCGGCAGAGATGGAGGCCTGGCCTTCAAAAGAATTGTTTCCGTTTACTCCCGGACCCAGGTTCTGAGGCTCGGTCCAATCGTCTTTTTCGTTTAAATGACTTTCATAAATGTCGCAATTGTAATAACCGGTAGCCATGCGTTTGCAAATGGTTACATAAATGGTTTTGTTGTCTACCGTAACCGTAGCTCCTCCCACATTGTCGGTTAAATTAAAGGGGGGAGGAAGCTTTTCTCCTGCATCAAATTTCCCATCTTTTCCATGGGAAAGTGAAAATTCTTCCACAGTCATGGGTATGCTTCCGGCCGTAGAATTTTTATTGATTCGTTGCGATTTTCTGGTGAAAAAACACAATTCGTTGTCAGGCGAAACAATGGCCAAATATTCGTCGTCCTTAGTTGAAATTCCTTCTACCAACTTGGGGTCAAAAGGAACCGGATTCTTAAGCATTTGGTTATAAAAACTGGCCGTAGCCAACATTTTTTCTGCTTCCGAACGCCGGGTCTCGTAATCCTTAGGGTATAGCTTATCGTCTTCGAACCTGAACTCCAAAAATTTATTGAGTTGCAAAACAGCTTCGTCGTATTTTTTCTCCCCCAAGGCAATGGAACCTAGAAAATAATAGGGGTAGGGATGAAAATTCGGACACATCTCTATCACCTTTTTTAGCTTTTCTGCAGCAAATTTGTAATCCATCCGAATGTTCT
It encodes:
- a CDS encoding OmpA family protein produces the protein MAYSQEFPCELPKNKKADNLYEEARKEKLSSKRRELLKQVVDLEPEHYPALYDFAYENIRLAEKNIRMDYKFAAEKLKKVIEMCPNFHPYPYYFLGSIALGEKKYDEAVLQLNKFLEFRFEDDKLYPKDYETRRSEAEKMLATASFYNQMLKNPVPFDPKLVEGISTKDDEYLAIVSPDNELCFFTRKSQRINKNSTAGSIPMTVEEFSLSHGKDGKFDAGEKLPPPFNLTDNVGGATVTVDNKTIYVTICKRMATGYYNCDIYESHLNEKDDWTEPQNLGPGVNGNNSFEGQASISADGKSLYFVSIRKDEIGSEDNMDLYVSKKEANGSWGKASNLGTTINTKGNEKSPFLHSDSQTLYFSSDSLPGMGGFDIFYTRQDEKGKWLTPKNIGYPINTGEDDLGFFVSTDGQTAYFSSNVLKKAGGWDLYSFPLYKEARPEKIVFLKGELKDESNQPAKNARIEIKNLKTKEVKEIPVDSVSGKYVAVFSLKEDMMLSIKSDNAAFQSRYFSKKDTAEAGKPKKLDIEVKPVKKGGAYRIHDINFESNSWDLNEQCMNILTEFGAYLRENQNLKVAIHGHTDNVGNDAENLRLSENRAKAVYSFLTTLNIEPSRLSYKGFGETKPLTGNDTEAGRSQNRRTEFVVVGD